In Notamacropus eugenii isolate mMacEug1 chromosome 1, mMacEug1.pri_v2, whole genome shotgun sequence, one genomic interval encodes:
- the CST3 gene encoding cystatin-C, with protein MAGPRSFLLLPLLLLALAFAVQAERLPRLLGGLMEANENEEGVQKALGFALREFNKASNDMYHSRVSRVVRVRKQIVSGVKYYIEAELGRTTCTKSMANLESCPYHEDPTLQKHSVCEFVVYTVPWLGKTTLLKNECKDA; from the exons ATGGCCGGTCCCCGCTCCttcctgctgctgcctctgctgctgctggccCTGGCCTTCGCCGTCCAAGCCGAGCGCCTGCCCCGCCTCCTGGGCGGCCTCATGGAGGCCAACGAGAACGAGGAGGGCGTGCAAAAAGCGCTCGGCTTCGCCCTGAGAGAATTCAACAAGGCCAGCAACGACATGTACCACAGCCGAGTGTCCAGGGTGGTGCGAGTCAGGAAACAG attgtgtcTGGTGTAAAATACTATATTGAAGCTGAGCTTGGTAGAACCACCTGCACCAAGTCTATGGCTAACCTTGAAAGCTGCCCCTATCATGAAGACCCAACTCTGCAAAAG CACTCCGTCTGTGAATTTGTGGTGTATACTGTTCCTTGGTTGGGCAAAACCACCCTCT